From Methanosarcina lacustris Z-7289, one genomic window encodes:
- a CDS encoding COG1361 S-layer family protein codes for MSLKMNRNTKLTYLLLFVFAIILSGSSTAEAEISSYACVNAEVQEISPSSIGIDEEFTLGINLESCGTKTPEDITFEIISIPSDIIVTENLVTKVSKLTYSTSERYLLYHMRTTPDAKPGPHLIKMKLTYANKPVDTEKYYEVEIRVIGEDAEPRISSVKTNPEYIYEGDTVDLRLGIENFGEAIAKSVSINLDHDFKGIKTSTIGTLGLNESQTALFKFKANRSGEFKIPVIIDYEDDFGKQQDEYEIGITVLDKKGSLNLASVKVDPVLPYTGDTVELTMRIENSGDRTINSIRVYADHPFKGLKESFIGTLDPNEDGPAVITFIVDQEGEYEIPVTITYSDDFGEEQIEKKINLIVLKSSSGAGTAAIVLLVLAVIGGLIYINYRTKKSKDEIIKQLMEGSGNLEGSGNSANNKK; via the coding sequence TGCTCTTATTCGTTTTTGCAATTATCTTATCAGGAAGTTCTACTGCTGAAGCAGAAATTTCCAGTTACGCATGTGTAAACGCAGAGGTACAGGAAATTAGTCCCAGTTCAATAGGTATCGATGAAGAATTCACCCTGGGAATTAATCTTGAGAGCTGCGGTACTAAAACTCCTGAAGATATTACTTTTGAGATAATCAGCATCCCTTCAGATATAATAGTTACAGAAAATTTAGTTACTAAAGTTTCAAAATTAACTTATAGTACAAGTGAAAGGTACCTGCTATATCACATGAGAACAACCCCTGATGCTAAACCTGGCCCTCATCTGATAAAAATGAAATTAACATATGCAAATAAGCCCGTTGACACCGAAAAATATTATGAAGTTGAAATAAGGGTGATAGGCGAAGATGCAGAACCAAGAATCTCTTCTGTCAAAACCAATCCTGAATATATCTATGAGGGAGATACGGTTGACTTAAGGTTAGGCATAGAAAACTTCGGGGAAGCAATAGCAAAATCCGTATCAATTAACCTGGATCACGATTTTAAAGGAATTAAAACTTCTACAATTGGAACTCTTGGCTTAAATGAAAGTCAAACCGCATTATTCAAGTTTAAGGCAAACAGGTCAGGAGAGTTTAAAATCCCTGTCATTATAGATTATGAAGATGATTTTGGCAAGCAACAGGATGAATATGAGATTGGAATAACTGTGCTTGACAAAAAAGGAAGTTTGAATCTTGCATCTGTAAAGGTTGATCCTGTTCTTCCTTACACGGGTGATACTGTAGAATTGACTATGAGAATCGAAAACTCGGGTGACAGAACAATAAATTCAATAAGAGTCTATGCTGACCATCCATTCAAAGGCTTAAAAGAATCCTTCATAGGAACTCTTGACCCAAATGAAGACGGACCTGCAGTAATTACTTTTATAGTTGATCAAGAGGGAGAATACGAAATCCCTGTCACCATAACGTATAGTGATGATTTTGGTGAAGAACAAATTGAAAAGAAAATCAATCTTATAGTCCTCAAAAGTAGTAGTGGAGCAGGAACAGCTGCAATTGTATTGCTTGTCCTGGCAGTTATTGGAGGACTAATTTACATTAATTATAGAACAAAAAAATCAAAAGATGAGATAATTAAGCAGTTAATGGAAGGCAGTGGCAATTTGGAAGGCAGTGGCAATTCTGCTAACAACAAAAAATAA